The genome window GTATATCCCTAATACCACGGGTCGAGGATCCCAGAATACGGGTAATCGCGAAAGTCTACAACAAGCCCGGCGCGAATCGGATTCTCGAGCGTGTACCGAATGGTCGCGTCGCTCTTCTCATATTCCCGCACGATGTGGTCGTGATAGCCGCGTTGCCATAAGAATGAGTGACCCGACATTCTGCACCTATGCAAGATTGTGGCCTTGAGGGTGCCGACGATATCGCTGAGAGGGCGTGAATCGCTTTGCAGCCGGGCCACCATGTGGATGTGGTCGGGCATGACGCAATATGCGTGGAGGCCGTACCACTCGCGTTCACGGTACCTCAAGATATGGTCGCAGGCGATGATCGCGGCCGCGGGCGTGCGGAAGATCGGCTGCCGGTTGCTGACGCGAAACGTTATAAAGTACGAACCCGGAGTCGTATAATCGAAGCCCTTCAGCCGAGGACTGCCGTCAGCCATGGTTCGTTCTTCAAGCAACGCGGTATCGTTGTCAAGGGGTTGAACCGGGGCTAAAGCCCCGGCACTACAATTAGCCCGTCGATCGCGAATGCGACGAAGCGAACAGGGGAGGTCTTGGCGTTAGTGTGTGGTGTCCAGGAACAGGCCGAAGCCGCTCAGCGACACTTGCGCGTCAAAGATCACGCGACGATTGGGGATCGCGTTAAAGGCGCCGCTCGCGGTGGTCGCGTTCGGCAGCACGTCGACCGCCTGCGCGTCGTAGACGAACAGCAAGTCGCGAACCGCGTCGTACGCGAGCCCGAGCGGACCCGCGAAGTTGGTGATCGTCTGCGCGTGCGAGGCCGAGCCATTCAGGGTGCTGGCCGTCATGAGCACGTCGACTTGCAGGTGCGATCGCTCTGCGACCCACAGAACATCCGTCGTCGGATTGTAGGCAAGACCGTCGGGTGAGAACAGGCCGGTGATCTGGCGGTTCGCGGTCGCCGCATAGTTGGTGTGTGCGATCGCAGCGGCGTTTGCGCCGGCGCCAAAGGCGTCAAAAACGCCGATGACGCAGCCATTGTCGCTCACGAACAGCCGGTCGTGCACGGGGTCGTAATACATCTCTTGCGGGCGCGGCGCGCCCGATACGCAGCCGTCGGTCATAGTGAGCGTCGCGGTGCCGGCCGGCGTGGTGTTGCCGCCTTGCCCGAGGGTCGAAGCGCTTGCGTAGATCTGTACCGTATTGCTGGTGTTCTGCGCGACGATCAGCAGGTTGTGCGTGACATCGAACGTGGCCGCGCCTTCCTGGTTCGTCAGCGGCACGGTGAAGTCCGGATTCACGTTGGTCTTGGTCAATGCCGTCGTCCAGACCGAAATCCGATTGTTGGTCTGGTCCGGGTACCACAAGACGTCCGCGGCGATTCCGTAGATGATGTCCGGGTTGGCGATGTCCGCGGTCGGGTACACGTTGCTGGCAAGAGCTCCGCCGTTAATTCCCGACGCTCCCTTATATGCGCGCACCGTGCGCGACGTCGCATCTTGCACGTACAGCGTGTCGGGCGCCACCGTCGCCGACGAGGTCGGGGTCGGAGTCGGCACGGGGGGCGTCGTGGTCTTGGAGCACCCGGCGATGACGAGCACGGCCAGCATGCCGGCGGAGAGCATGGCAAAACCCAGACGCGGACTCATCAAGCGGGCGATCTCCTTAGCTGTTGAAGAGGTTGAAGCGGGGCTGGAACGCACGTGCGCCGGCTCGATTCGGCCGGCGGCGCACCCCGCGCGTGATGTCCGGGGCTTCGACCAGAAGCACGGGGCGACCTCCGGGGCTAAAGCCCCGGCACTACAAACGTTGAGGCGATCTAAATTGGAAAGGCCGCCGGGCGAACCCGGCGGCCTTCGATTGTGAGCTCTGTTGCTTTAGAGCTTGACGTTGACGTTGAGCGACGCGTTGAACGGCGACGTCGCCACGTTCGGCAGATACGGGTACTTCACCAGCGGTTGCAACACGTTACCGGGGTTGTAGAAGTTGCCGACCGACGGGACGTTGCCGCTGATCACGCCGTACGAACACCAGTGGCGATCATTGTTCACCCACGCCTGCTTCGATCCGCCGAAGCAGGTGTTGATGACGTTCGCCAGGTTCAACTGGTACGACACGCGTGACGTCGCGTCATAGCTGATCGCGAAGTGGCCAGAGAACTGGCTGGGCTCCGTGAACGAGCCAGGCGCGTCGAACACGTGCGTCGACGTATCGGGAATGATCAGGAAGTTGGAGCAGTTGGTTGCGTCTGCCGCCGTTCCCGTGCCGCCGTACGGATAGCGCGGGTCGGTGGGGGCGACTGCACCCAATGTCGACGCTCCGCAGGTGTTCGGATCGAATCCGACGGTGCCTTCCGGAGCGCCGTACTTCGTCCCCGAGTGGAACTGGAACGCGGGGATGAACGCCCATTTGTCGTGCTTCATCTGCAGCACCAGCGACGCCACGTGCGGCGTGATGAAGCTCACCTCGGAGAGCTGGATGCCCGCCGGGATGATGTCGTACGGCGTGTAGGAGCCGTTCGGATCGAACAGCTTCTGCGCCGGGGCGTTGAAGTACGGATTCGCGATACCACCGGGGGTCGCATTCGCGTTGACGCCGCCGTCGACGCCGCACATGCTCGTCGCGTTCGTCGATGAGACCGCGCCGACGCATGCCGACGTGAACGAGTTGTAGTGTTGGATGTCGCTATTGATCGAGGCCAGCACCGTCGAGCCGTTGGGCAGCGGTGAGTACTTGATCAGGCTGTGCGTAAAGGTGTACGAGAACTGGCCCGCCCAGCCGTTGTTGTTGAAGTTGCCGAAGTTCAGCTCGAACTCGACGCCGCTCGTCGTTTGTTTTCCGGCGTTGAGGCCGGAGACGAACGCCGTCTTCGGGTCGATGAAGAGCTGCTGCACCTGGTCAGAAGTCGCACGGTAGAACGGCGTCAACTTGAACGACGTCTGCGTGTTCTTGAAGTGGTGCTCCAGCGACAGGTCGTAGTTGTACGAGATGGAGGGCCGGATGGTATGGTTCGGCGAGTTGTAGCCGAACTTGAAGAACAGTCCCCCGATGAGCTGACCGAACAGGTTTTGCTCCAGCGTGTTGTACTGCTGGAAGGCGGCGTTCGCGGGCTGCGAATACCGGCCTGCCGAGAAGCGCAACACGTCGTCCGGGTTCAGCGTGTAGGTCCCGCCGATGCGGGGTTCAGTTTCCGGATACGTCACCGAACCGCCGTTGGCCGTTCCGTTGACCATGGTCGCCGGGATGAACGGGTTGCCGCCGGCAGACGCGACGAGCGTCGAGCACGGCTGCGTGATGGAGATCGCCCCGACCACTCCGACAGGCGGGTTTGTTTTGTCAAACGGCTGTCCGCCTTGGAACGTCGGCGCGTAGCACTGCGACGCGTTCCACGCGGCAAGCCAGAAGTCGCGAGCCCCTCCGCCCGTAGGCGTGAACTCGAACTTGTAGACGTTTTCCCGCAGACCGAGGTTGAGCGTCAGTCTGTCGGTTGGCTTCCACGTGTCCTGGATCGACGCCGCGTAGTAGCGCGGTGTGACCGTGTTGAACGTCGCCCACGGACCGGTTTCGCCGGCGATCCAGGCGCAAGCGCCGGCGCAGGCCCCACCAGTGTTCGGATTCGGGAGGCCGCTCGCCGCGATGTTGTCGAGCTCGAGGCTTACGCCCGTGTCATCGGTATTCTCGCACGAGCGCGCGATGCCGCCGAAGTAGCAGATGCCGGTCAGCGGATTGGCTGCATTGACCCTGAAGGCCGCCTGTTGGCGTGCACCGCTGAACGAGTTCCTCTGCTGCGTGTTGTTGTCGCGCACGGTGCTCGCCGTCGAGTACCCTACGTCCACGTTGAGGAGATGTTTCGGCGAAAGCTGACTCACGTACGAGACGGAGCCGCCGCGCGTGTGCGTCCACAGTTCGTAGTCGTCCGGACAGCAGCCCACATAGTCATTGTTCAATGTCAGTGGACCGTGCAAGAACCACCACGAGTAGAAGATGTAGCCGTAGACGCGCAGGTACGAGTTGGTGCCGATGTTGCGCTGATACTGCAGTTTGTAGATGCCCTGGCCGTTGTCCGCAGTGTCACGCTTGTTGTCCGGCACGTTGCCGCCCAGGCCCGCTTGGCCTTCGCTCGGATACGCGTAGGGTACGACATTACCGGCTTGGGTAGGATCGGCGCCCAAGAAGAGCTGGCCTGGCGCCACGTTGTTCCACTGGCGAGCTATGCCGGGAGTGAACGCAGCCTGACCGTTGTTGCCGAAGCCCGGGCCGCCGTCAAACGTGTTGCCAACGTTATTGGCGAAGAAACTCGGGCCGCCCCAGTCGTTCGTCGAGCTGTAGTAGTACGTGTACAGTTGGAACACGTCGTACAGCAGCTGGATGTCGTCTTTGCCGCTGTCACGATGGTGCGGGATGCCGATGTGGAAGTTGAACACGTTCTCGCGATCGGTCAACTTCGCCGGAAATGTCATCGTGTACGGGCCCATGACGTAGCCGCCGGGGCCGACTGGGAATGCCCCGAAGTACGCTCTGTTCGCATAGCAGCCGGAGAACCCGCTGCCCGTGCCACCGGGGCCGGTAGTGCAACCTGCGCCGTCATTGGTGCCGTCCCACGGCACGCCGTAGCTCTGCGTGATGCTGGCGCCGTTGCTGTTGTCGAAATACCGCGGGCCGGAGTCGACGAGACCGATGCCCACGTAGTACGAGAAGTTGCGGTTGGGCGTGGCCCCACCGAACTCGATGTTGGCCTTGTTGTAAAGACTCGGCCCGCCGATGCCAAAGCTCGCGCTTGCGAAGCCTGGATACGTGCCGCTCTTGATCACTTGGTTGATGTAGCCGGCGAGGCCCTGCGACTCTGAGTTGGCGGGCGACGCGCCCGTGTACAACTGCAGTTCCTGTTGGCCGAGCGCCGAAAGATTGGTGGTCGGATAGTTATCGAACGACCGGTTGACCGGCACGCCGTCAAACTCATAGCCGACTTGGTCGTAGTCTCCGCCGCGGATGTAGACGGTCTGATACCAGCCCGACTGTCCGGGAGGAACGTACGCGCCGGGGAGCGCTGCGATCGCGGAATAACCTTGATCGCCGCCGCCGCCGCCGCCGAGCACCGCCGTACGCGCTTGCGCCTTCTCGTTCACCGAGTAGACGTCGGCGGTCGTGCCGGGCTTGACGAGGTCTGCAGACGAGCGACTGGTGATAACGCCGAGAGTCCGGACGAACTTCTTCGCTTGAAGATTGACCGTCTGGGTGTTGTCGGCGAATACCGTGACGCCGCGTTGCACGAGAGTCTCGATCACGTTCTCTTCCGATACCGTCACGGTGTACGTGTCCGGCACCAGAGAGATCATCGAGAAGTGACCTCCATTGTCCGTGGTCGCCGTTAGGGTTTGACTCGGCGACGAGGCGGTCACTTTGGCATTGGCGACTGGTGTCGTCGTGCCCTCAAGGAACACCGTGCCTGATAGCGATCCGGTTGTGCCCGCCAGTGCCCATGTTCCCTGGCATAGCAAAACCGCTAAAGCTAAGAAGGCAATTCTCAAATAACCTTTCATGGTTTTTTGGGTTCCCTCTTATTCAATTACGAAGGGTGATACGTTCGGCGAGCGACCAGAGGCCGCCCGTGAACTGCCAAGCCAGCTTGCCGCCGGGGCGACAAGCTTGCATGTCCCAGGGTTACGCGATTCATGCTGCCTTAACCTTGCCGGGCCCGGGCTGCGCCGTCCCAGCGTTCAGCAGATTTTCAGGCCCGCGCGTGCGCTCGGAACGCTACATCCACAAGTCCGGGAATGTCGGCCGGGCTGTCCGCTACGGGGACGCCCACCTTCCGGAACGCCTCGATTTTCGCTTTAGCCGTGCCGCCGCTGCCGCTCACGATGGCGCCGGCGTGACCCATGCGCTTTCCTTCGGGCGCCGAACGGCCGCCGATGAACGCGATGAGCGATTTGGTGAATTCGCGCCGCTGGATCATCGCCGCCGCGTCTTCTTCATCCGTGCCGCCGATCTCACCGACCAGCACCACGGCTTCGGTCGCGGGGTCGGACTGGAAATCGGCCAGACAATCCACGAAGACGGTGCCGATGATCGGATCGCCGCCGATGCCCACGCACGTGCTTTGCCCGATGCCCGCGCGCGTCAGCTGATCGACGATCTCATAGGTGAGCGTGCCGCTGCGCGAGATCAGACCCACCCGGCCTTGCGAAAACACGTGGCCCGGCATGATGCCGGCAAGCGACTCGCCGGGAGTGACGACGCCCGGGCAGTTGGGGCCGATGACGCGCACGCCTTTCGGTATGACGGCCATGACCTTGAGCATATCGTGCACCGGGATGCCTTCGGTGATGCAGATGATCAATGCTATGCCGGCATCGGCCGCTTCCAAGATCGCGTCCGCCGCCGCCGGCGGCGGAACGAAGATGACGCTGGCGTTCGCGCCGGTCTTGGCGCGCGCCTGAGCTACGCTATCGAAAACGGGGAATTGATCGACGGTCTGACCGCCCTTGCCGGGCGTGACGCCGCCGGCGAGCTTCGTGCCGTACGCGCGCATCCGGTTCGCGTGATACAATCCCTCGCGCCCGGTGATCCCCTGCACGATGACGATGCTGTCTTTGTTGAGGTAGATCGACAAAACATTTCCTCCGGGATCCGGGGCTAAAGCCCCGGCACTACATTTTCTATATCATTTAGCGAGGGCGACGGCTTGGCGCGCTCCTTCATTCATCGTCTCAACCGACCGGATGGCGTTGGCCTCGAGCACGGCGCGGCCTTCCTTCTCATTAGTGCCGGTGAGACGGATGACGAGTTTGTCCTTGCTCCAGGAGCCTCCGCCAAGCGCTTCCACGAGGCCCTTTGCGACTTCATCGCCGCGCGTGATGCCGCCGAAGATGTTGATGAAGAGCGATTTGACCTTCGGGTCGGCGGTGACGATGCCGACCGCCTCGCGCACGATATCCGCTTTGGCGCCGCCGCCCACGTCCAGAAAATTAGCCGGCTCGCCGCCCGCGGCTTTGACGGCATCGAGCGTCCCCATCACGAGACCGGCGCCGTTGCCGATGATGCCGACGTTGCCGTCCAGATGCACGTACGCGAGGCCGGCTTTGCGCGCCCGCTCTTCAAGCGGATCGCTGGGCAGATCCGTTTTCCACGCTTCGAGTTCTTTGTGGCGGAAGAGCCCGTTATCGTCGATGTCGACCTTCGCGTCCGAGGCGATGAGGTGCCCGTCGCGCGTGACCGCGAGCGGGTTGATCTCGACCAGCATGGCCCCGACGTCGAAGAACAGCGCGTAGAGCTTGCCGAGGATGGCCACGAATTCGCCCATGACCTCCTTCGGAATGCCCGCTTCAAAGGCGACCCGGCGGCCGACGAACGGCCAGTAGCCCATGGCCGGATCGATGCGGTACTTGGCGATCGCCGACGAATCGGTGGCCGCCACTTCTTCGATGTCCATGCCGCCCATCGCCGACGCGATGACGATCGGGCGCTTGCTCTGCCGATCGACGGTGATCGAGAGATACAGCTCGCGCGCGATGTCCACGCGCTGCTCGATCCAGATGCGCTTCGCGATCTCGCCCTTGATGTCCATGCCGAGGATGGCTTTGGCGGGCTCGACTACGTCCTCAGCGTTGCTGCAGAACTTGATGCCGCCCGCCTTGCCTCTTCCGCCGATGAGCACTTGCGCCTTGACCACGGAGGGCGCGGGATTGTCGCGCATGATGGCGACAGCCTCCTCGACGCTGCTCGCGACCTTACCCTTGGGCACGGGAATGCCGGCCGCCGCAAAAAGTTCTTTGCCTTGATATTCGAGCAGTCGCATCAGGTCTTGTTTTTCTCTCGCTCTTGCGCCGGCGCGCCGTTGCTGGCGCGACGCGGCCGGTCGGTAGACGTGCGCTCGTCGAGCCGCCCGAGCAGCTCGCGCGCGATGACGATGCGTTGGATTTCGGACGTGCCTTCGTAGATCTCGGTGATCTTGGCATCGCGGTAGTAGCGCTCGGCCGGGAATTCCGTCGTGTACCCGTAGCCGCCCAGGATCTGCACGCACTCGGCGGCATGCCGGCGCGCCGCCGTTGAAGCGAACAGCTTCGCCTTCGAGGACGCCTCGACCACGCGCCGCCCCTTGTCCTTGAGCGATGCCGCGCGATAAAGCAACAGCCGCGCCGCATCGAGGTCGACGGCCATATCTGCGACTTTGAATGAGACGGCTTGAAACGCGCCGATCGGTCGCCCGAACTGGTGGCGATCGAGCGCGTAGCGCACGGAGGTGTCGAGGCACGCTGCCAGGATGCCGACGGCTTGTGCAGCGATGCCGATGCGCCCGACCGCGAGATTTGCCAGCGCGACCTTGTAGCCCTCACCCTCGCCCGCGAGCAGTTGAGACGCGGGCACGGGCGTTTCTTCAAAGACGAGATCGACTGTGTCGGAGGTCCGAATGCCCAGCTTGTCGGTGGGTCGGCCGACCGAAAACCCGGCTGTGTCGCGATCCACCAAGAACGCGGAGATGCCCTTCGGGCCTACACCGCCGGTGCGCGCGAAAACCACGAATGCCTTGGCGTGACTGCCGTTCGTGCACCACTGTTTGGTGCCGGTGAGAAAATAGGTGTCGCCGCGCCGCGGGGCACGCGTGTTGATCCCGGACGCGTCCGAGCCCGCCTCGGCTTCGGTGAGCGCAAACGCCCCCAGCCATTCGCCGGTGCACATCTTCGGAAGATAGCGGCGCTTGAGCTCATCGGATGCGAACTGCTCGATGATCCGGGTGACGAGCCCGGCGTGCACCGACACGGTGACGCCGAGGCCGGCATCGGCTCGGCTTAGCTCTTCGATGGCGATCGCCACGCTGACCGAGTCCATGGCCGCGCCGCCGTACGCATCGGACACCGACATCGCCATCACGCCGATGTCGCCGAGCTTGCGCATGAGGCCGATCGGGAAGGTCTGCTCGCGGTCCCATTGCGCGACGTGCGGCGCGATCTCGCGAGCCGCAAAGGCCGCCACGGTTTTGCGGACGGCGCGCTGTTCTTCGGTTAGTTCAAAATCCATTAATAATGATAGAAGCCGCGACCGGACTTCTTGCCCAGATAGCCCGCGGCGACCATCTTCTTCAACAGCGGACATGGGCGATACTTCGCGTCGGAAAAGCCTTCGTACAGGACTTGCATGATAGCCAAGCACGTGTCCAGACCGATGAAGTCTGCGAGTTCGAGCGGTCCCATCGGATGATTCATGCCGAGCTTCATGACGGTGTCGATGTCCTCGGCGCTCGCGACGCCCTCCATGCGCGCGAAAATGGCCTCGTTGATCATGGGCATGAGCACGCGGTTGCTGACAAAGCCGGGGTAGTCGTTGACCTCCACGGGCGTCTTGCCGAGTCCCTCGGCGAGTTTTTTGGTGAATGCGAAGGTGGCGTCCGAGGTGGCGAAGCCGCGAATGATCTCGACCAGCTTCATGACGGGTACCGGATTCATGAAGTGCATCCCGATGACGTTCGGCGCGCGCTTGGTGGCCGCCCCTAGCTTCGTGATGGAGATCGATGAGGTGTTGCTGGCCAGAACCGTCTCCGGCGCAGTCACGCCGTCCAGCGTTGCGAACAGCGCTTTTTTGAGAGACTCGTCCTCGCTGGCCGCTTCGATCGCGATGGCGACGTCGATCGGCGTGCGCAGATCCGCGTGTGGGATGATGCGCGACAACGCCGCGTCCGCGTCCGCGCGCGAGGTCTTCCCCTTGTCGACCGCGCGCGCCAAATTCTTTTCGATGCCGGATCTGCCGCGCTCGATCGCTGCGGCGTCGACGTCGTTGAGTGCGACGTCGTGGCCGGCGGCGGCGCAGACATGCGCGATGCCGGCGCCCATTTGACCGGCGCCGACCACGAGTATTTTCATTTGGCGGATATACGTCGCGTCAGACGGCCGGCCTTTATAAAAAAAAAGGCCGCCCCTTCGGGCGGCCCA of Candidatus Tumulicola sp. contains these proteins:
- the sucD gene encoding succinate--CoA ligase subunit alpha, with amino-acid sequence MSIYLNKDSIVIVQGITGREGLYHANRMRAYGTKLAGGVTPGKGGQTVDQFPVFDSVAQARAKTGANASVIFVPPPAAADAILEAADAGIALIICITEGIPVHDMLKVMAVIPKGVRVIGPNCPGVVTPGESLAGIMPGHVFSQGRVGLISRSGTLTYEIVDQLTRAGIGQSTCVGIGGDPIIGTVFVDCLADFQSDPATEAVVLVGEIGGTDEEDAAAMIQRREFTKSLIAFIGGRSAPEGKRMGHAGAIVSGSGGTAKAKIEAFRKVGVPVADSPADIPGLVDVAFRAHARA
- a CDS encoding TonB-dependent receptor; translated protein: MKGYLRIAFLALAVLLCQGTWALAGTTGSLSGTVFLEGTTTPVANAKVTASSPSQTLTATTDNGGHFSMISLVPDTYTVTVSEENVIETLVQRGVTVFADNTQTVNLQAKKFVRTLGVITSRSSADLVKPGTTADVYSVNEKAQARTAVLGGGGGGDQGYSAIAALPGAYVPPGQSGWYQTVYIRGGDYDQVGYEFDGVPVNRSFDNYPTTNLSALGQQELQLYTGASPANSESQGLAGYINQVIKSGTYPGFASASFGIGGPSLYNKANIEFGGATPNRNFSYYVGIGLVDSGPRYFDNSNGASITQSYGVPWDGTNDGAGCTTGPGGTGSGFSGCYANRAYFGAFPVGPGGYVMGPYTMTFPAKLTDRENVFNFHIGIPHHRDSGKDDIQLLYDVFQLYTYYYSSTNDWGGPSFFANNVGNTFDGGPGFGNNGQAAFTPGIARQWNNVAPGQLFLGADPTQAGNVVPYAYPSEGQAGLGGNVPDNKRDTADNGQGIYKLQYQRNIGTNSYLRVYGYIFYSWWFLHGPLTLNNDYVGCCPDDYELWTHTRGGSVSYVSQLSPKHLLNVDVGYSTASTVRDNNTQQRNSFSGARQQAAFRVNAANPLTGICYFGGIARSCENTDDTGVSLELDNIAASGLPNPNTGGACAGACAWIAGETGPWATFNTVTPRYYAASIQDTWKPTDRLTLNLGLRENVYKFEFTPTGGGARDFWLAAWNASQCYAPTFQGGQPFDKTNPPVGVVGAISITQPCSTLVASAGGNPFIPATMVNGTANGGSVTYPETEPRIGGTYTLNPDDVLRFSAGRYSQPANAAFQQYNTLEQNLFGQLIGGLFFKFGYNSPNHTIRPSISYNYDLSLEHHFKNTQTSFKLTPFYRATSDQVQQLFIDPKTAFVSGLNAGKQTTSGVEFELNFGNFNNNGWAGQFSYTFTHSLIKYSPLPNGSTVLASINSDIQHYNSFTSACVGAVSSTNATSMCGVDGGVNANATPGGIANPYFNAPAQKLFDPNGSYTPYDIIPAGIQLSEVSFITPHVASLVLQMKHDKWAFIPAFQFHSGTKYGAPEGTVGFDPNTCGASTLGAVAPTDPRYPYGGTGTAADATNCSNFLIIPDTSTHVFDAPGSFTEPSQFSGHFAISYDATSRVSYQLNLANVINTCFGGSKQAWVNNDRHWCSYGVISGNVPSVGNFYNPGNVLQPLVKYPYLPNVATSPFNASLNVNVKL
- a CDS encoding acyl-CoA dehydrogenase family protein; the encoded protein is MDFELTEEQRAVRKTVAAFAAREIAPHVAQWDREQTFPIGLMRKLGDIGVMAMSVSDAYGGAAMDSVSVAIAIEELSRADAGLGVTVSVHAGLVTRIIEQFASDELKRRYLPKMCTGEWLGAFALTEAEAGSDASGINTRAPRRGDTYFLTGTKQWCTNGSHAKAFVVFARTGGVGPKGISAFLVDRDTAGFSVGRPTDKLGIRTSDTVDLVFEETPVPASQLLAGEGEGYKVALANLAVGRIGIAAQAVGILAACLDTSVRYALDRHQFGRPIGAFQAVSFKVADMAVDLDAARLLLYRAASLKDKGRRVVEASSKAKLFASTAARRHAAECVQILGGYGYTTEFPAERYYRDAKITEIYEGTSEIQRIVIARELLGRLDERTSTDRPRRASNGAPAQEREKNKT
- a CDS encoding transposase, whose amino-acid sequence is MADGSPRLKGFDYTTPGSYFITFRVSNRQPIFRTPAAAIIACDHILRYREREWYGLHAYCVMPDHIHMVARLQSDSRPLSDIVGTLKATILHRCRMSGHSFLWQRGYHDHIVREYEKSDATIRYTLENPIRAGLVVDFRDYPYSGILDPWY
- a CDS encoding 3-hydroxybutyryl-CoA dehydrogenase, which encodes MKILVVGAGQMGAGIAHVCAAAGHDVALNDVDAAAIERGRSGIEKNLARAVDKGKTSRADADAALSRIIPHADLRTPIDVAIAIEAASEDESLKKALFATLDGVTAPETVLASNTSSISITKLGAATKRAPNVIGMHFMNPVPVMKLVEIIRGFATSDATFAFTKKLAEGLGKTPVEVNDYPGFVSNRVLMPMINEAIFARMEGVASAEDIDTVMKLGMNHPMGPLELADFIGLDTCLAIMQVLYEGFSDAKYRPCPLLKKMVAAGYLGKKSGRGFYHY
- the sucC gene encoding ADP-forming succinate--CoA ligase subunit beta: MRLLEYQGKELFAAAGIPVPKGKVASSVEEAVAIMRDNPAPSVVKAQVLIGGRGKAGGIKFCSNAEDVVEPAKAILGMDIKGEIAKRIWIEQRVDIARELYLSITVDRQSKRPIVIASAMGGMDIEEVAATDSSAIAKYRIDPAMGYWPFVGRRVAFEAGIPKEVMGEFVAILGKLYALFFDVGAMLVEINPLAVTRDGHLIASDAKVDIDDNGLFRHKELEAWKTDLPSDPLEERARKAGLAYVHLDGNVGIIGNGAGLVMGTLDAVKAAGGEPANFLDVGGGAKADIVREAVGIVTADPKVKSLFINIFGGITRGDEVAKGLVEALGGGSWSKDKLVIRLTGTNEKEGRAVLEANAIRSVETMNEGARQAVALAK